A single region of the Arthrobacter sp. V1I7 genome encodes:
- a CDS encoding bifunctional 4-hydroxy-2-oxoglutarate aldolase/2-dehydro-3-deoxy-phosphogluconate aldolase, producing the protein MSPTQSSAVAVRTGPSQILLNTRIIAVMRAPHATSYAPVVEALVEGGVLSVELTLSTPGVFEELPRLRERFGETVEFGVGTITTPAEAVRAIEAGAKYLVTPLTDADIVAVGVDRGVAVYPGGLTPTELFAGWSAGATAVKVFPASVVGPGYVSMLRGPFPDIEVVPSGGIGISDAAAWIRAGALAVSLGGPLLGDAFHGGDRKQLTERAVRLRGIVDEAQAAK; encoded by the coding sequence TTGTCCCCAACCCAAAGCTCCGCCGTCGCCGTCCGTACCGGGCCGTCACAGATCCTGCTCAATACCCGGATAATCGCAGTGATGCGCGCACCCCATGCCACTTCGTACGCCCCGGTAGTCGAAGCACTGGTCGAGGGCGGTGTCCTCAGCGTCGAACTGACCTTGAGTACTCCAGGCGTGTTCGAGGAACTTCCGCGCCTTCGGGAACGCTTTGGTGAAACTGTCGAATTCGGGGTGGGGACCATCACCACGCCGGCCGAGGCAGTGCGGGCAATCGAAGCCGGGGCAAAATACCTCGTCACTCCGCTGACGGACGCGGACATCGTCGCCGTGGGCGTGGACAGAGGCGTTGCGGTCTACCCTGGCGGTCTTACTCCTACGGAGTTGTTTGCGGGATGGTCCGCCGGAGCAACTGCCGTCAAGGTCTTCCCCGCGTCGGTGGTCGGCCCAGGCTACGTCTCGATGCTCCGCGGTCCGTTTCCCGACATTGAGGTCGTTCCATCCGGAGGGATCGGCATCAGCGATGCCGCGGCCTGGATCCGTGCCGGCGCCCTGGCCGTCAGCCTCGGGGGCCCGCTCCTCGGCGACGCATTCCACGGCGGGGACCGGAAACAACTTACCGAGCGTGCCGTCCGGCTGCGCGGCATCGTCGACGAGGCGCAGGCAGCGAAATGA
- a CDS encoding acyl-CoA desaturase — protein sequence MTIVSDKPDVSGDAAKGESAKATAAARTRPGALAETGSPLVRPDAAAHLSDEQVAELGRELDAIRDEVLAKRGASDAAYIRRVIKVQRGLEITGRATLLVSKHKAAWVAGTAMLSLAKILENMELGHNILHGQWDWMRDPDIHSTTWDWDFVTPTRSWQHTHNDLHHRWTNVVGKDNDIGYNLLRMDPSQEWKPFNLGNPLYNAILAPVFEWGIALYDLELPDYKEGKKSKEAMTRDLKALGLKALKQFTKDYAATPAVAMLTGSGKQALYGTLTANAVRNVWAHAIIFCGHFPDGTDTFTEEMVEGETRGDWYVRQMIGSANISGSKFMHLMSGNLSHQIEHHLFPDLPSNRYGEVAPKVREICERYGLPYTTGPLLKQVGSTWAKVFKLALPPKKA from the coding sequence ATGACGATTGTTTCCGACAAGCCGGACGTTTCCGGGGACGCAGCCAAGGGTGAGTCCGCCAAGGCGACTGCAGCCGCGAGGACGCGGCCCGGTGCCCTCGCCGAGACCGGGAGCCCGCTGGTCCGTCCGGACGCAGCGGCGCACCTCTCCGATGAGCAGGTGGCCGAACTGGGCCGCGAGCTCGACGCCATCCGCGACGAGGTCCTCGCCAAGCGCGGCGCCAGCGACGCGGCGTACATCCGCCGGGTGATCAAGGTCCAGCGAGGGCTTGAGATCACCGGCCGTGCAACGCTTCTGGTGAGCAAGCACAAAGCCGCCTGGGTCGCCGGCACGGCGATGCTGAGCCTTGCCAAGATCCTGGAAAACATGGAACTGGGCCACAACATCCTGCACGGCCAGTGGGACTGGATGCGGGACCCGGACATCCACTCCACCACTTGGGATTGGGACTTCGTCACCCCCACCCGCTCCTGGCAGCACACTCACAACGACCTGCACCACCGCTGGACGAACGTCGTGGGCAAGGACAATGACATCGGGTACAACCTGCTGCGCATGGATCCGTCCCAGGAATGGAAGCCCTTCAACCTGGGCAACCCGCTGTACAACGCAATCCTGGCACCGGTGTTCGAATGGGGGATCGCACTCTACGATCTCGAGTTGCCTGACTACAAGGAGGGCAAGAAGAGCAAGGAGGCCATGACCCGGGACCTCAAGGCGCTGGGCCTCAAGGCCCTGAAGCAGTTCACCAAGGACTACGCCGCCACACCCGCAGTCGCCATGCTGACCGGCTCCGGCAAGCAGGCGCTATACGGCACCCTGACCGCCAACGCGGTCCGGAACGTCTGGGCGCACGCGATCATCTTCTGCGGGCATTTCCCCGACGGCACCGACACCTTCACCGAAGAGATGGTCGAAGGCGAGACCCGCGGCGACTGGTATGTCCGGCAGATGATCGGATCGGCCAACATTTCCGGATCCAAGTTCATGCACCTGATGAGCGGTAACCTCTCGCACCAGATCGAGCACCACCTCTTCCCGGACCTGCCGTCCAACCGCTACGGCGAGGTCGCACCGAAGGTGCGGGAGATCTGCGAGCGGTACGGGCTGCCCTACACCACCGGGCCGCTGCTGAAGCAGGTCGGCTCCACCTGGGCCAAGGTCTTCAAGCTGGCCCTGCCGCCGAAAAAGGCCTAG
- a CDS encoding zinc-binding dehydrogenase, with amino-acid sequence MTAATYNGSRTFSTIEPPCLPPQQGELQIAVSYTGLCGTDLHIFHGDMDARVSMPAIIGHEMSGVIAALGDGVTGWAVGQPVTVMPTLSCGSCAACRRGHTHICHKLDFVGIDSDGSMQSNWNVPAEIVVALPDSLALDEAALIEPTAVAVHDVRRSRLAAGDFAVVIGGGPVGQLIASVAQHRGARVVLVELDPGRRAIAKEAGIRAIDPREQNLLDLVTRETDGAGADVAFEVSGAAAGVNLAVEVLTTRGRLVMVAIHPKPKEIDLHRFFWRELEMFGARLYQREDFEEAVQLVADEFIPARRLISRVVSLHDVEEGFHALESGGAMKVLVDCRATAEAAS; translated from the coding sequence ATGACCGCTGCCACGTACAACGGATCACGAACATTCAGTACCATTGAGCCGCCCTGCCTCCCCCCACAGCAGGGTGAATTGCAGATCGCCGTTTCCTACACAGGGCTGTGCGGAACCGATCTGCATATCTTCCACGGAGACATGGACGCACGCGTCAGCATGCCGGCGATCATCGGACACGAAATGTCCGGTGTCATCGCCGCGTTGGGTGATGGTGTGACCGGCTGGGCCGTCGGCCAGCCCGTAACCGTCATGCCCACCCTGTCCTGCGGTTCATGCGCAGCATGCAGGCGCGGACATACACACATCTGCCACAAGCTGGACTTCGTCGGCATCGACTCGGACGGCTCGATGCAGAGCAACTGGAACGTGCCGGCCGAAATCGTCGTCGCCCTGCCCGACAGCCTTGCGCTCGACGAAGCGGCACTCATCGAACCGACTGCCGTTGCCGTCCACGACGTGCGCCGCTCCAGGCTGGCCGCCGGCGACTTCGCCGTGGTCATCGGCGGAGGCCCGGTCGGCCAGCTCATCGCGTCCGTCGCACAGCACCGCGGCGCCCGCGTGGTGCTGGTCGAGCTGGACCCGGGCCGACGGGCCATCGCCAAGGAGGCCGGAATCCGCGCCATCGACCCCCGCGAGCAAAACCTGCTGGATCTCGTCACGCGGGAAACCGACGGCGCAGGGGCGGATGTGGCCTTTGAGGTCTCCGGGGCAGCGGCCGGCGTGAACTTGGCCGTTGAAGTCCTCACGACCAGGGGCCGCCTTGTCATGGTCGCGATTCATCCGAAACCCAAGGAGATCGACCTGCACCGGTTCTTCTGGCGGGAGCTGGAAATGTTCGGCGCCCGCCTGTATCAGCGCGAGGACTTCGAAGAGGCGGTGCAGCTTGTGGCCGACGAATTCATTCCAGCCCGACGGCTGATCTCCCGCGTTGTCTCGCTGCACGACGTTGAAGAGGGATTCCATGCCCTCGAGTCCGGCGGGGCCATGAAAGTTCTTGTCGACTGCCGCGCTACTGCAGAGGCTGCCTCATGA
- a CDS encoding IclR family transcriptional regulator produces the protein MAGHNIDRVPPASPSTSEKTLIVLAAALEHARFSEVVSATGFPKATVHRIISTLVERQFVTVDPHGNFLPGPSILAMAGKALERIDISSIAQPFVDALVEAIHCTVHMGAISGDSVVYIMRRDSDKPYTMPSRVGHSVPLHTTGIGKAILATYDDEKVDQIMRRAGMPRLTDATIISLDEFKMELQDVRRRGIARDREENVPGIACIAAPVHDHTGVVRYGLSISTLTIEHSEEQIEAMADDLLTAAAAISNALGYRTH, from the coding sequence ATGGCAGGACACAACATCGATCGGGTGCCTCCGGCGTCGCCCAGCACGAGCGAGAAGACCCTCATCGTGCTGGCAGCGGCCCTGGAGCACGCGCGCTTCTCGGAAGTGGTATCGGCTACAGGATTCCCCAAAGCAACAGTGCACCGCATCATATCGACGCTCGTCGAACGTCAGTTCGTTACAGTCGACCCGCACGGAAACTTCCTCCCAGGACCGTCAATTCTCGCTATGGCGGGTAAGGCGCTGGAACGGATCGATATCTCCTCGATAGCGCAGCCATTCGTAGATGCCCTCGTCGAAGCCATTCACTGCACGGTGCACATGGGTGCGATCAGCGGGGACTCGGTGGTCTACATCATGCGCCGGGACTCCGACAAGCCTTACACAATGCCCTCCCGGGTCGGCCACTCGGTTCCGCTCCATACGACGGGGATCGGCAAGGCCATTCTGGCAACCTACGACGATGAGAAGGTCGACCAGATCATGCGGCGTGCCGGGATGCCGCGGCTCACGGACGCGACCATCATTTCCTTGGACGAATTCAAGATGGAACTGCAGGACGTCCGTCGCCGCGGGATCGCGCGCGACCGCGAAGAGAACGTCCCGGGGATTGCCTGCATAGCTGCCCCGGTGCACGACCATACGGGCGTCGTCCGGTACGGGCTGAGCATCTCCACACTCACCATCGAACATTCTGAAGAGCAGATCGAGGCTATGGCCGATGATCTGCTCACCGCGGCAGCGGCCATTTCCAACGCCCTGGGATACCGCACCCACTGA
- a CDS encoding SDR family oxidoreductase — translation MSTNGLFDLSGQTAVVTGARRGIGLGMAVALAEAGADIIGVSANLESEGSIVEKRVTELGRRFTGIRADFAQRADVRRLADELAASGPIDILVNNGGTIARRPAAEHPDDMWDQVIEVNLSSQFVLSRELGKSMIERGSGKIIFTASLLSFQGGITVPGYTASKAGIAGLTKALANEWAPLGVNVNAIAPGYIATDNTQALQDDASRQKGILERIPAARWGRPDDLAGATVFLASRASDYVSGVVLPVDGGWLGR, via the coding sequence ATGAGCACGAACGGACTTTTCGACCTCAGTGGACAAACAGCTGTCGTCACCGGGGCGCGTCGGGGCATTGGTCTGGGGATGGCTGTGGCGCTTGCTGAGGCCGGGGCGGACATCATTGGCGTGTCGGCCAATCTCGAGTCCGAGGGGAGTATCGTCGAGAAACGCGTCACGGAACTCGGGCGTCGCTTCACCGGCATCCGGGCCGACTTTGCCCAGCGTGCAGACGTGCGCAGACTTGCAGACGAGCTGGCAGCCTCCGGCCCCATCGACATACTGGTCAACAACGGCGGCACGATTGCCCGGAGGCCCGCGGCGGAGCATCCAGATGACATGTGGGACCAGGTCATCGAAGTGAATTTGTCCAGCCAGTTCGTGCTGAGCAGAGAACTGGGTAAGTCAATGATCGAGCGGGGCAGCGGGAAGATCATTTTCACCGCGTCGCTCCTCAGCTTTCAGGGCGGCATCACCGTACCCGGGTATACCGCATCGAAGGCCGGCATCGCGGGTCTCACCAAGGCCCTCGCCAACGAGTGGGCGCCCCTCGGCGTCAACGTCAACGCGATTGCCCCCGGTTACATCGCCACGGACAACACCCAGGCGCTGCAAGACGATGCCAGCCGCCAGAAGGGCATTCTCGAGCGAATTCCCGCGGCCAGGTGGGGACGCCCGGACGACCTCGCCGGCGCAACGGTATTCCTGGCGTCACGCGCATCGGACTACGTCAGCGGCGTAGTCCTTCCTGTCGATGGAGGATGGCTCGGCCGCTAG
- a CDS encoding TRAP transporter large permease, producing the protein MNDAVTVATMLIGGMVLLLAIGAPISISVALPSALSMVYVLGFEDGALASAQRLFNGVNSFALLAIPFFILAGVIMNNGGIAIRLINLAKVLVGRTPAPLIQTSVLASMLFGAVSGSAVATAAAVGSTTAPIQAKQGYNPAFSAAANVAAAPSGLLIPPSNTLIIYALASGGTSVGALFLAGYIPGILWGLTCMVVVWLYARRHPELKAEKWTPPGEALRVFLQALPSLSLIVVVIGGIVSGFFTPTEGSAVAVVYSLLLSFAYRTIKINDLPRILLDAARTSSVVVFLIGVSTIMSFVMSFTRIPKLLAESLFGWTDSKVVVLLIMMIVLLIIGIPLDATPAILIFTPIFLPIAVSYGVDPVHFGIMMVFNLSIAVISPPSAPVLFVGAQVANVAIEPVIVKLLPFMVVLIGMLFIITFVPELSLWLPRILGFL; encoded by the coding sequence GTGAATGACGCCGTTACCGTTGCCACAATGCTGATTGGCGGGATGGTGCTGCTGCTGGCCATCGGTGCACCCATCAGCATCAGTGTCGCGCTGCCTTCCGCCCTTTCCATGGTGTACGTCCTCGGCTTCGAGGACGGCGCTCTTGCTTCCGCCCAGCGGCTCTTCAATGGCGTGAATTCCTTCGCGCTTCTCGCTATCCCCTTCTTTATCCTCGCCGGTGTGATCATGAACAACGGGGGGATAGCCATCCGGCTGATCAATCTTGCCAAAGTGCTCGTGGGGCGTACCCCCGCACCGCTCATCCAAACGAGTGTGCTCGCCAGCATGCTGTTCGGGGCCGTGAGCGGTTCCGCGGTGGCCACAGCCGCCGCCGTCGGTTCAACCACCGCACCGATCCAAGCCAAGCAAGGCTACAACCCGGCGTTCAGCGCCGCAGCGAATGTCGCCGCGGCGCCAAGTGGCCTGCTGATTCCGCCGAGCAACACGCTCATCATCTATGCACTGGCCAGCGGAGGTACGTCAGTCGGAGCGCTCTTCCTGGCCGGTTACATCCCGGGTATCCTCTGGGGCCTCACCTGCATGGTCGTCGTGTGGCTGTACGCCCGACGGCATCCTGAGCTCAAGGCGGAGAAGTGGACCCCGCCCGGTGAAGCGCTGCGGGTGTTCCTGCAGGCCCTGCCGTCCCTGAGTCTCATCGTCGTCGTCATCGGGGGGATCGTCTCCGGATTCTTCACCCCAACAGAAGGTTCGGCGGTTGCAGTCGTCTACTCGCTGCTGCTCTCGTTCGCGTACCGCACCATCAAGATCAACGACCTGCCCCGCATCCTGCTCGACGCCGCGCGCACGAGTTCCGTTGTCGTGTTCCTCATCGGCGTCTCAACGATTATGTCCTTCGTGATGAGCTTCACCCGTATCCCGAAACTTCTGGCCGAAAGCCTGTTCGGGTGGACCGACAGCAAGGTCGTTGTGCTGCTCATCATGATGATCGTGCTGCTCATCATCGGCATTCCGCTGGACGCCACTCCCGCGATCCTTATCTTTACGCCGATCTTCCTCCCGATCGCCGTGAGCTACGGCGTCGATCCCGTGCACTTCGGCATCATGATGGTGTTCAACCTCTCGATCGCTGTCATTTCTCCACCGTCGGCACCCGTGCTCTTCGTCGGCGCCCAAGTGGCGAACGTGGCGATCGAGCCCGTGATCGTCAAGCTCCTACCGTTCATGGTCGTGCTGATCGGCATGCTGTTCATCATCACGTTCGTGCCAGAGCTCTCGCTGTGGCTACCCCGGATCCTCGGATTCCTATGA
- a CDS encoding CdaR family transcriptional regulator: protein MNATPTGHAAAPSYDPPWLALPQEVSDMLRPRMPGIVEAIIDAVPQLVPAYARPIEGRFGRGLRRGVAAALDRFLQLPGTRLPALSEESRQLVAGLGSGEFRQGRSMDALLSAYRMGARVTFREMSRVSVEHHLGQSVVVDLGESILAYIDELSAVSAEAYAFEQSERAGAVDRRRTELLDLLLLGQADEAALRQKAALADWSLPPRMVVVTLPLERAAGLRLRLGAGTLVIERETDVVALVPVQKSTTMRANLEKALQGRSAAVGPAGGWEKVPDSLRLAVLAASVVPPRDGPEDPPIWADDHLAQVILGAEPSAIAELANRRLAPLEGLRPAQRERLAETLLSWLRHWGQRAPVAAELGIHPQTVGYRAAQLRELFGDTLEDPTARFELELALHAGRR from the coding sequence ATGAACGCTACACCAACCGGGCACGCCGCGGCCCCAAGTTACGACCCCCCATGGTTGGCGCTGCCGCAGGAAGTCAGCGATATGCTCCGCCCTAGGATGCCGGGCATAGTCGAGGCCATCATCGACGCGGTGCCTCAACTGGTACCCGCCTACGCCCGGCCGATTGAGGGCCGGTTCGGTCGCGGGCTCCGTCGCGGGGTGGCCGCGGCGCTGGACCGCTTCCTGCAGTTGCCCGGGACCAGGCTGCCGGCGCTGTCGGAGGAGAGCCGGCAGCTGGTGGCGGGGCTGGGAAGCGGCGAGTTCCGGCAGGGCCGGAGCATGGACGCGCTGCTGAGCGCGTACCGCATGGGCGCCCGGGTGACGTTCCGGGAGATGTCCCGGGTGTCCGTCGAGCATCACCTGGGGCAGAGCGTCGTGGTGGACCTGGGCGAATCGATTCTTGCCTACATCGACGAGCTGTCCGCGGTCAGTGCCGAGGCGTACGCCTTCGAGCAGTCCGAGCGTGCCGGCGCGGTGGACCGGCGCCGCACCGAACTGCTGGACCTGTTGCTGCTGGGTCAGGCAGATGAGGCAGCCCTCCGCCAAAAGGCAGCCCTGGCGGACTGGTCCCTGCCCCCGCGGATGGTGGTGGTGACGCTGCCGCTGGAGCGGGCAGCCGGGCTGCGTCTGCGGCTCGGGGCTGGAACGCTCGTGATCGAACGGGAGACCGACGTCGTCGCCCTGGTCCCGGTACAGAAGTCCACCACCATGCGGGCGAACCTCGAAAAGGCGCTGCAGGGCCGAAGCGCCGCCGTGGGCCCGGCCGGCGGCTGGGAGAAGGTCCCCGACTCGCTGCGCCTGGCGGTGCTCGCGGCCTCCGTAGTTCCTCCGCGGGACGGTCCGGAGGACCCGCCGATCTGGGCAGACGACCACCTGGCTCAGGTGATCCTCGGCGCGGAGCCCTCTGCCATTGCGGAGCTGGCAAACCGCAGGCTTGCCCCACTCGAGGGACTGCGCCCGGCCCAGCGAGAGCGGCTGGCGGAAACGCTGCTCTCCTGGCTGCGCCACTGGGGCCAGCGCGCCCCGGTTGCGGCGGAACTCGGCATCCATCCGCAGACCGTGGGCTACCGGGCGGCGCAGTTGCGGGAGCTGTTCGGCGACACCCTGGAAGACCCGACCGCACGGTTTGAGCTGGAACTGGCGTTGCACGCCGGACGACGCTAG
- a CDS encoding TRAP transporter substrate-binding protein: protein MLKVAFNQNASHPQAVAITELSKKLKEATDGAYELELFPDEQLGSQAETLELVQSGAIDMAIVGGPLMEAFNPDFSVLNLPYLYDSAEHQMSVLNDADITGDLYNSLSTKENLAVVGAYHSGVRNVYTKDGPVKSPADLAGQKIRVISSDTNVSLLGLMGGVGTPMPQGEVYTAIQSGVLDGGENNELIFADLAHSEIAPYYSYTKHLMFPDYLVANSAVLAAFNDEQRKGFSSLFAESVKGELASFNEKVTAAKKKAEDAGAKFSEADVEAFRTAAAPLQKQKVNNDVTKTIFDKIEAAR, encoded by the coding sequence GTGCTGAAGGTTGCCTTTAACCAGAACGCGTCCCATCCGCAGGCCGTGGCCATCACGGAGTTGAGCAAGAAACTCAAGGAGGCAACCGACGGCGCGTACGAACTGGAGCTATTCCCGGATGAGCAGCTCGGCTCCCAGGCCGAGACGCTGGAACTTGTGCAGTCCGGCGCGATCGACATGGCCATCGTTGGAGGGCCACTCATGGAAGCCTTCAACCCCGACTTCTCCGTCCTCAACCTTCCTTACCTCTACGATTCGGCCGAGCACCAGATGTCGGTCCTGAATGATGCCGACATCACCGGCGATCTCTATAACTCGCTGTCCACGAAGGAGAACCTCGCAGTTGTCGGCGCCTACCACAGCGGCGTACGCAACGTCTACACCAAGGACGGCCCGGTGAAGTCGCCGGCCGACCTAGCCGGACAAAAGATCCGTGTCATCTCCTCGGACACGAACGTTTCGCTGCTGGGCCTAATGGGAGGCGTGGGTACGCCTATGCCTCAGGGCGAGGTATACACGGCGATCCAGTCCGGAGTCCTCGACGGCGGCGAAAACAACGAGCTGATCTTCGCGGATCTGGCACACTCCGAGATCGCGCCGTACTACTCCTACACCAAGCACCTCATGTTCCCCGATTATCTCGTGGCGAACTCCGCCGTGCTGGCTGCCTTCAACGACGAGCAACGCAAAGGGTTCTCGTCACTGTTCGCCGAGTCGGTAAAGGGTGAACTTGCGTCGTTCAACGAAAAGGTGACCGCGGCGAAGAAGAAAGCCGAAGATGCGGGTGCCAAGTTCAGCGAGGCGGACGTCGAGGCCTTCCGGACCGCTGCCGCTCCCCTGCAGAAACAGAAGGTCAACAACGACGTCACCAAGACAATCTTCGACAAGATAGAAGCCGCCCGCTAA
- a CDS encoding TRAP transporter small permease — MPKFKQAVDSVLRTICIVLFAVLVLLVCWQILTRLVFNDPSVWSEEASRYTFIWLSLIGISVATGERADVAIDLLVRKIPVVAQRWVTAVAYLSSIAFATVFMVYGGYLNAVLAWNQSNPILPVKQGVLYLGVPVAGILLTFYLGYHFFRIITAEENVAAPEEMQVEL, encoded by the coding sequence ATGCCCAAGTTCAAACAAGCGGTCGACTCCGTGTTGAGAACAATATGCATCGTGCTGTTCGCGGTGCTTGTGCTCCTCGTGTGTTGGCAGATCCTCACCAGGCTGGTCTTCAACGATCCCAGCGTCTGGTCGGAGGAAGCATCACGGTACACCTTCATCTGGCTCAGCCTCATCGGCATTTCGGTAGCGACAGGCGAACGAGCCGACGTGGCCATCGACCTGCTGGTCCGAAAGATTCCCGTCGTGGCGCAGCGGTGGGTCACCGCCGTCGCCTACCTGTCGTCCATCGCCTTCGCGACGGTATTCATGGTTTACGGCGGTTACCTCAACGCCGTACTTGCCTGGAACCAGTCCAATCCGATCCTGCCGGTCAAGCAGGGCGTTCTTTACCTGGGGGTTCCGGTCGCCGGCATATTGCTGACCTTTTACCTCGGTTACCACTTCTTCCGCATAATCACCGCCGAGGAAAACGTGGCGGCACCCGAGGAAATGCAGGTCGAATTGTGA
- a CDS encoding sugar kinase codes for MNAATPSQPYLVTMGETMALLTAEHPGPLAHVSTMGLGIGGSESNVAIGVQRLGGNAVWCGRVGTDALGQLITREIRAEGVTVRVTEDPAASTGLMLKERRTMSTQKVSYYRAGSAGSRITPDDLDPHLIAGASILHVSGITPALSTSAAATVRRAMETARAHEVTVSFDLNYRASLWTAASASRAYSELIPLADVVFAGDDEAALAVGSAGSADETAQRMAALGPTQAVIKLGSKGAVACIDGELFHQAAMPIVALDTVGAGDAFVAGYLTELMAGSSAAQRLELAAKTGAFACLAYGDWEGLPRRAELGLLLQNEAVTR; via the coding sequence ATGAATGCCGCCACGCCATCGCAACCGTACCTCGTCACTATGGGCGAGACGATGGCACTCCTCACCGCCGAGCATCCGGGACCGCTCGCCCACGTATCCACCATGGGCCTCGGCATCGGGGGATCCGAATCGAACGTGGCCATCGGCGTGCAGCGCCTTGGGGGCAACGCCGTCTGGTGCGGGCGGGTGGGGACAGACGCCCTCGGGCAACTCATCACGCGTGAGATCCGGGCCGAGGGAGTTACCGTCCGGGTAACTGAGGACCCGGCCGCGTCGACGGGGCTTATGTTGAAGGAGCGCCGCACCATGTCGACGCAGAAGGTGAGCTACTACCGCGCCGGCAGCGCAGGCTCGCGAATCACACCTGATGACCTCGATCCGCACCTGATCGCGGGTGCCTCGATCCTGCACGTCAGCGGGATAACGCCTGCGCTGTCCACCTCGGCGGCCGCAACGGTCCGCCGGGCCATGGAGACCGCGCGGGCACACGAGGTGACCGTCTCGTTCGATCTCAACTACCGCGCGAGCCTCTGGACCGCGGCGAGCGCCAGCCGCGCCTATAGCGAACTGATTCCCCTGGCCGACGTCGTGTTCGCCGGCGACGACGAAGCGGCGCTGGCGGTGGGCAGCGCAGGTAGCGCCGATGAAACTGCACAGCGAATGGCCGCGCTCGGCCCTACCCAAGCAGTGATCAAACTGGGCAGCAAGGGCGCGGTCGCCTGTATTGACGGCGAGCTTTTTCACCAGGCCGCCATGCCGATCGTGGCATTGGATACTGTCGGGGCAGGTGACGCGTTCGTAGCCGGTTACCTGACGGAACTCATGGCGGGCAGTTCGGCGGCTCAACGGCTGGAGCTGGCCGCAAAGACCGGAGCGTTTGCCTGTCTCGCCTACGGCGACTGGGAAGGACTCCCCCGCCGCGCGGAGCTTGGCCTCCTGCTGCAGAATGAAGCAGTGACGCGTTGA
- the kduI gene encoding 5-dehydro-4-deoxy-D-glucuronate isomerase: protein MQVRHSTSPDQIPSLTSVDLRDRFLVQDLFVDGELRAVYSHGDRVVLAGASPVDGPLSLLSFPELRTDRFFERREAGIINVGGPGTVAVDGERYSLAHGSCLYIGRGAGEVEFSTDGDDPARFYIFSAPAHATLPTTLVEAGAGTVRELGDQSTSNRRTLNQYIHEKGVASCQIVMGVTTLHTGSMWNTMPAHTHDRRMEAYLYFDLPEDARVVHLMGEPSETRHLMAGNLDAVISPSWSIHSGVGTASYSFVWAMAGENQSFDDMDGVAITDMR from the coding sequence ATGCAAGTTCGCCACTCAACCAGCCCCGACCAGATCCCCTCGCTCACGAGCGTCGATCTTCGCGACAGGTTCCTCGTCCAGGATCTGTTCGTTGACGGCGAATTGCGGGCGGTCTACTCGCACGGCGACCGCGTCGTCCTGGCCGGGGCCAGCCCGGTGGATGGGCCCCTGTCCCTTCTCTCGTTCCCGGAGCTTCGTACCGACCGGTTTTTCGAACGCCGTGAAGCCGGCATCATCAACGTCGGAGGCCCCGGCACCGTAGCGGTGGACGGCGAGCGCTACTCTCTCGCCCACGGTTCATGCCTTTATATCGGACGCGGTGCCGGCGAGGTTGAGTTCTCCACGGATGGAGACGACCCTGCGCGTTTCTACATTTTTTCGGCACCCGCGCACGCTACCTTGCCCACCACCCTTGTAGAAGCCGGCGCCGGTACCGTGCGTGAGCTCGGGGACCAGTCGACCTCCAACCGGCGGACCCTGAACCAGTACATCCACGAGAAGGGTGTCGCGAGCTGCCAGATCGTCATGGGAGTGACAACCCTGCACACCGGCAGCATGTGGAACACGATGCCGGCGCACACGCACGACCGCCGGATGGAGGCCTACCTCTACTTCGACCTCCCGGAAGATGCCCGGGTGGTTCACCTGATGGGAGAACCGAGCGAGACACGGCACCTGATGGCCGGCAACCTCGACGCCGTCATTTCGCCCAGCTGGTCCATCCATTCCGGGGTCGGAACCGCCAGCTATTCTTTTGTTTGGGCGATGGCCGGCGAAAACCAGTCGTTCGATGACATGGATGGTGTAGCCATAACGGATATGCGGTGA